Part of the Hyalangium ruber genome, GTCCACATTGACAGGCTCTCTGCCCGGGCAGTAGAGCCTGCGCGCTCGTCACTTGCCGACGATGGGAGGTTTGATGTCCAGCAGCAAGCCAGCGCCCACCGCCTACGAGGTGGTCATGGGCCCTGAGCCGCACCCGGCTCGTACATCCTCGATCCTCAAAGCCCACCCGGAGGTGCGCAAGCTCTTCGGGCGCACTCCCGCCACCGCGCTGCTCGTCCCGCTGATCCTCGTGGTGCAGTTCGGCACCGCCTACCTGCTGAGGGATCAGCCCTGGTGGCTCATCGTCCTGGCGGCCTACACGCTGGGCGCGGTGATCAACAACACCTGCTACGTCATCATCCACGAGGCCACCCACAGCCTCATCTTCAAGGGCCGGATGGGCAACCTGCTGGCCGCCATCGGCGCGGACCTGGTGCATGTCATCCCCTCGGCGGTGACGTTCACCCGCTTCCACCTGGTCCACCACCGTCACCAGGGCGAGTTCGACCTGGACGCGGACCTGCCCTCGCACGCCGAGGCGAAGCTGGTGGGCAACAGCACCGTCATGAAGGCGCTCTGGATCGCCTTCTTCCCGCTCATGCAGGCGCTGCGCATGCCCCGCTTCTCGAAGCTGATCAGCTTCTGGGAGCCGTGGACGGTGGTCAACGCGCTGGCGGTGTTCGCCGTGGACGCGGCGGTCCTCTACTTCATGGGGCCGTGGGCGTTCCTCTACGTGGTGCTGAGCATCTTCTTCTCCATCGGCCTGCACCCGCTGGGCGGACGGCTCATCCAGGAGCACTTCATCATCTCCCACCCGCAGGAGACGTACTCCTATTACGGGCCGTGGAACCTCACCGCGCTCAACGTGGGCTACCACAACGAGCACCATGACTTCTCGGCCGTGCCGTGGAACCGGCTGCCGAAGGTGAAGGCGCTGGCGCCCGAGTTCTACGACTCGCTGGTGTGGCACAAGTCGTGGTCGGGGCTGCTGCTCAAGTTCATCACCGACCCGTCGCTGAGCCTCTACAGCCGCATCACCCGCCCGGGCCCCGAGAAGCGCCGGGTGCTCACCGGCGGCGTGGGCCGCGTGCCTGACTCGGTGGAGTCGCTGCAGAAGCCGCCCGCCGCCGTCGACTCGGCGGCCTAAGCCCGGAGGACGTCTCCTCGCACCGGGGGAGGCGTCTTCGCGGTGATGGGCAGGGTGAAGTGAAAGGTGGCGCCCTGCCCCAGTTGTCCTTCGGCCCAGGTGCGCCCGCCGTGGCGAGAGATGATGCGGCGCACGTTGGCCAGCCCGATGCCCGTGCCCTCGAACTCCTCGGCGGTGTGCAGGCGCTGGAAGACGCCGAACAGCTTGTTCACGTACTGCATCTCGAAGCCCACCCCGTTGTCCCTCACCCACACGTGGGCTTCCCCCGCCTCTTCGCGGGCCCCGATTTCGATGACGACCTCGGGCCGGGGCCGGGTGTACTTCAGGGCGTTGGACAGCAGGTTCTTGAGCGCCAGGCGCAGCAGCGCCGGATCCGCCTGCACCTCGGGCAGCGCCCCTACCCGCCAGTCGATCTTCCGCCCCTCGGCTTCGGGCCCCAGCTCCCGGCGCACCTCCACCACCAGCTCGCTCAGCGACACCCGGCCCTTCTTCAGCTCCGCCCGTCCCATGCGGCTGAAGGCCAGCAGATCATCCACCAGCTTGCCGCCCTGCCGGGCCGCCTCGGTGATGGTCTTCATGTACCGCTGGCTGGTGGCATCCAGGGAGCTGCCCGAGCGCTTCTCGAGCAGCTCGGCGAAGCCGATGATGTGGCGCAGGGGCGCGCGCAGGTCGTGGCTCACCGAGTAGCTGAAGGACTCCAGCTCCTTGTTGGACTCCACCAGCTCCGCGGTGCGCTGCTGCACCCGCTGCTCGAGCTCCTGGTTGAGGCGACGGGCCTCCTCCTCGGCCACCTTCCGATCGGTGATGTCGATGACGCTGCCGATGTAGCCGAGGAACTCGCCCGAGGCACCGAAGCGGGGAACAGCCGAGTCGATGGCCCAGCGGTACTCGCCGTCCTTGCGCCGCAGCCGGTAGTCCACGCGGAAGGCGACCTTCCGGGCGTTGGACTCCACGAAGAGGTCTCCCGCCATCTTCTCATCGTCCGGGTGGACCGCCGACAGCCACCCCATGCCCAGCCCTGTCTGCTCCGTCTGCCCGGTGAAGGCGTACCAGCCCTTGGACAGGTAGATGCAGGCCCCGGAGGGGTCCGTCACCCACAACATGACGGGCGCATGGTCGGCCATGTTGCGGAAGCGCGCCTCGCTCTCCTGGAGCGCCGCCTGGGCCCGCATCTGCACGGTGATGTCGTGTCCTTGGACGAAGATGCCGGCCACCTTGCCATCCACCCCCTGAATGGGCTGGTAGACGAAGTCCACGTAGACATCGTCCAGGGGCGCGCCCGGGTGCTGCTGCAGGTAGAGCTGCATGCCCCGGCCGACGAAGGGCTTACCCGTGGTGAAGACCTCGTCGAGCAGCTCGTAGAAGCCCTGCCCCTTCAGCTCGGGCAGGGCCTCTCGGATGGGCTTTCCGATGAGATCCCGGTGGCCGATGATCTGCGAGTACGCGCGGTTGGCCAGGTCGAAGATGTGCTCAGGCCCCCGCAGGAAGCACATGAAGCCGGGAGCCTCCTCGAACAGCCGCAGCAGGTGGCGGCGCTCGGCATCGAGCGTCCGGTTGGCCTCCTGGACACGCTGGGCGCGCAGCAGCACGCCAGCCTCCATCTGCACGGTGGAGTTCGGCTTGTCCCGCCCGGCCTCCACTTCCTGGACGGCCTGCTTGAGCCGCTGCAGCTCCGTCACGTCCACGGTGTGCTGGAGGATGAAGGACACCTCCCCGCGCTCATCGAGGAAGGGCGTGTGCGTGGCGCTCCAGTAGCGATCCTCGACGACGATGCCTTGCTCCGTGTGGCGCGGCACCCGGTAGGGGATGAGCGCGAGGGTGTCGGGCGCGCGCTCGGACAGGACCCGCTCGAACGAGGCCCGCAGCATGCGCGCGCTCTCGTTGTTGGGATTGCTCGGATCGTGCGGGAAGAGCTCGAAGATGGTGCGGCCGAGGAGATCCTCCAACCGGCTCGCGGTGACCCGCAGGTAGGCGTCGTTGGCCGCGACGTACCTCAGCTCGCGGTCCACCACCATGTACGGGTTGGGTGAGAGGCGGAAGAACTGCTGGAAGTCAGGCGTGCGCATCTACGGGCTCCTCCCCGCGGGGGCACTTCTGGGAAGCCGCACGGAGAACAGGGTGCCTCCCTCGACCGTGGAGCTCACCGAGATGGCGCCGCCGTGCCCGCGCACGATGCTGGCCACGATGTAGAGCCCCAGGCCGATGCTGCGGGTCTGCATGTCCACCTTGGCCGCGCCACGGCTCAGCGGCTTGAACAGGTTCCCCATCAGCTCGACGGCGATGGGCTCGCCCCAGTTGTGGACCTCGAGCACCACCGTGTCCCCCTCGTCGCGCGTCTTCACCCCCACCACGGTGTTGGGAGCGGAGTACTTGAGCGCATTGCCCACCAGGTTGGTGATGACCTGGGCGATGCGGTCCGGATCCCACTCCCCATGCGTGTCGCCCTGCTGCGAGAGCTCCAGCTTGCGGTCCGGGTGGGTGTGCTCGAGCTCCTCCAGCACCTGGGCCGCGTGCGCATGCAGGTCCAGCGGCTTGCGCTCCACGGGGATGCCGCCGCCGAGCCGCACCTGGGTGAAGTCCAGCAGGTCCCGAATCATGCGGGTGGCGCGCTCGGCGCTGCCGAGGATGCGCCGCACCGAGTTGGTGCTCTTGTCGTCCAACCCCTCGCGCCGCAGCAGCGTGGCGGCCCCCAGCATGATGGCGTTGAGGGGGTTGCGCAGGTCATGCGAGACGATGCCCAGCAGCTGCTGCTCGAACTCGGTGCGCTGCCGGACCTCCTCCTCGGCCTGCTTCTGCTGGGTGATGTCGGTGGCGAAGCCCTCGACGAACGCGATGGTCCCGTCGGGCTGGTACTGGGCGCTGGAGCGGACCCACACCCAGCGCTGCTCGCCCTGCCGGGTGCGAATCCGGAACGTCGCGCTGTACGGGCGCCGCTCCGCCAGCGCCACCTTCAGCTCCGGCTCGAGCCGCTTCACATCCTCCGGGAACATGATGGAGGCCCAGGTGACCTCGCCCCCGGCGTAGAAGTCCTCGGGTCTCCAGCCCGTCAGGGCCAGGCTCCCCTCACTGGCGAACTCGAAGAGCCAGGGCAAGTTCGGGTTGCAGCGGAAGACCATGCCGGGCAGGTTGCCCATCAGGGTGGACAGGGTGCGCTCACGCTCCCGGAGCTGCTCCTCGGCCCGGCGGCGGTCACTCTTCTCCCGGGCCTCTCGCAGCGCCCGCTCGACGCTGGGCACCAGCCGCTCCAGCCGGTCCTTGAGCACGTAGTCGGTGGCCCCGCGCTTGAGCAGCTCGATGGCCTTCTCCTCGCCGAGGGCGCCCGACACGAAGATGAAGGGCACCTCGGGACAGGCGAGGTGCGCCGCGGAGAGGGCGGCCACGCCATCGAAGCCGGGGAGGTTGTAGTCGGAGAGGATCAAATCGAAGCGGCACCCGCTGAGGGCCTCGTTGAGGCCGACATGGCTGTCCACGCGGGTGAGCTTGAAGGAGAGTCCACCCTCTTCGAGCCGGGCCGAGATGAGCTCGGCATCCAGGGGGCTGTCCTCCAGCAGGAGGATGGCCAGCGGGCTGTCGGGCTCGGGGGGGATGGACCGACGCTCCGCGGCGGCCGACTTCGTCATGACTTGCGATCCTGTGGGGGTGTCCGGGCGCGGTGCGCCCTTGGTAAACACCTTTCGTGCCCACGGGACCAGCGCTTCTCAACCCTGAACGTTCACTCCCGTTCAGTGTCCGGGCAAGGGAGCGAGAGGCCGGAGCCGGACCATCTGGTCCATGAGCTGCTCGAGCGCCCGCGCGGGCTCCTCACACAGCCCCGAATGCACCGGGGACGTCTGGAGGATGGTGCTGCGCGGCGCCACCAGCCAGTGCCAGCGCTCCTTCACGGGCAACTGGCCGATGGGGCCCGCCGCCTTGCCTCCGGCGCAGATGCGGGGAATGGCCTCCAGGTGGCCGCGCACCACCGCCACGTCCACCTCCGGCGCCAGCGCCACCAGCCGCTTCTCGTCCAGCTCCACCTTCGCCGACAGGAAGCGCTGGGTGAGACAGAAGAGGATGATGCCCGCGTTGATGAACTCCCCGCGCTCCACGCGCGGCACCACACGCACGATGGCGTAATCAAACGTGTTGCGCGCGGGCACGCTCCGCCTCCTCGATGAACACGGGGGATGCCGCCAGACGCTCGCGCAGCCACGCGAGGTACGCCGCCCGGTGCTCCTCCTTGCTGGGGAAGCCCGCCTCCGCCTCCAGCCACTCGTCCGGAATCCGCGCCACCGCCCGCTCCAGCACCTCGGGCGTCAACCGCTCGCGCAGCAGGGCCTCCGCGGCGCGCAGCGCCGTGGCCCACGGCAGCAACACATGGTCCTTGATGGGCGCGAACGCCGTCTTGCTGCGCTCCAGGTAGCCGTCCCACGAGTGCTGGAAGTACATCGACGCCCCGTGGTCGATGAGCCACAGCGCGCCATGCCAGTGCAGCATGTTCGGGTTCTTCGGCGTCCGGTCCACGTTCGTCACGTACGCGTCGAAGCAGACGATGTTCGAGGCCTCCTGGGCCTCGGGCGCCGGCCCCGCCACCGGGTCGAACGTGATGGAGCCCGGCAGGTAGTCCATGGCCAGGTTCAGCCCCGCGCTCGCCTTGAGCAGGTCGCGAATCTCCCCATCCGGCTCGGCGCGCCCCAGCACCGGGTCGAGCTGCACGAACACCAGCTCCGGCACCCGCAGCCCCATCGCCCGCGCCAGCTCGCCCGCGATGAGCTCCGCGATCAACACCTTGGGTCCCTGCCCCGCGCCTCGGAACTTCAGCACGTACAGGCCCGCGTCATCCGCCTCGACAATGGCCGGCAGCGAGCCGCCCTCCCGCAGCGGCGTCACGTACCGGGTCGCTGTCACCGTCCTCAGCATTCCCTCGCACTACCACAGTCTCATCGGTCACAGTAAAGGCGAGCGAGGCAGGCGCACCGTGAAGGTGGTGCCCCGCTCGGGGTCCGAGCGCACCTCGATGGTGCCGCCGTGCGCGCGGACGATGTGGTCCACGATGAAGAGCCCCAGCCCCAGGCTCCGCTCGGGCGAGCCTTCCTCCACGCCCCGCTTCATGGGCTGGAAGAGCCGGGGCAGCAGCTCCGGGGAGATGGGCTCGCCGACGTTGTGTACCTCGAGGATGAAGCTCTGCCCCTCGCCCCGCGTCCGCACCGTGACGAGCGTGTCCGGCGGGCTGTACTTCATCGCGTTCGTCACCAGGTTGCCGAGCACCTGGGCCACGCGGTCCGAGTCCCACTCCCCGAGGCCATCCGCCTCCTGCGCCAGCTCCAGCCGCCGCTCCGGGAAGGCGAGCTGCACCTCGCTCAGCACCTGCCGCGTCAGCTCGTGCAGGTCCAGCGGCTTGCGCACCACCCGGAGGCCGCCGCCCAGCCGCGCCTGGGTGAAGTCGAGCGTGGTGTCGATCAACCGGTGCGCGCGATTGGCCGCGCCCAGGATGCGGTTCATCGATTCCCGCAGGCGCCCGTCGGCATCGGGGCGGCGCAGCACCAGCGTCGCCGACAGGTGGATGGCGCTGATGGGATTGCGCAGGTCGTGCCCGACGATGCCCGCGAGGTACTGCTCCAGGTCCGAGCGCTGCCGGGACTCCTTCTCCTGGCGCTTCTGCTCGCTGATGTCCTGGGAGACGGAGGCCACCACCGTGGGCACGGTCCCCGCGCCGGTGACGAGGAAGACGTCGTGTTGCACGGGGATGAGGTCCCCGGTACGGACGTGGCGCAGGCGGAACTCGCCCATCCACCGCCCCTGCCGCCAGAGGTCGGGGATGATGTGGGCGTCTCTCCAGGCAAGGTCCTCCGTCGGCAGCAGGTCCGTCACCTTCAGGTGCGACACGTCCTCGGTCTCGCTCAGCCCCACCATGCGCCGGCCCGCCGGGTTGATGTAGCGCACCGTCCCCTCGGGCGTGGCGAAGCCGATGAACGAGGAGGAGTTGGCCACCACGGCGGCCAGCTGCTGCTGCTCGGCCATCAGGCGCCGGTTCTCCGCCTCGCGCGCCTGCAGCTCGCGCCGCATCCGCTCCCGCTCCAGGGTGTTGCGCACGGCGCGGAACAGGCTCTCCGGGGTGACGTCCGACTTGA contains:
- a CDS encoding fatty acid desaturase is translated as MSSSKPAPTAYEVVMGPEPHPARTSSILKAHPEVRKLFGRTPATALLVPLILVVQFGTAYLLRDQPWWLIVLAAYTLGAVINNTCYVIIHEATHSLIFKGRMGNLLAAIGADLVHVIPSAVTFTRFHLVHHRHQGEFDLDADLPSHAEAKLVGNSTVMKALWIAFFPLMQALRMPRFSKLISFWEPWTVVNALAVFAVDAAVLYFMGPWAFLYVVLSIFFSIGLHPLGGRLIQEHFIISHPQETYSYYGPWNLTALNVGYHNEHHDFSAVPWNRLPKVKALAPEFYDSLVWHKSWSGLLLKFITDPSLSLYSRITRPGPEKRRVLTGGVGRVPDSVESLQKPPAAVDSAA
- a CDS encoding PAS domain-containing sensor histidine kinase, with translation MRTPDFQQFFRLSPNPYMVVDRELRYVAANDAYLRVTASRLEDLLGRTIFELFPHDPSNPNNESARMLRASFERVLSERAPDTLALIPYRVPRHTEQGIVVEDRYWSATHTPFLDERGEVSFILQHTVDVTELQRLKQAVQEVEAGRDKPNSTVQMEAGVLLRAQRVQEANRTLDAERRHLLRLFEEAPGFMCFLRGPEHIFDLANRAYSQIIGHRDLIGKPIREALPELKGQGFYELLDEVFTTGKPFVGRGMQLYLQQHPGAPLDDVYVDFVYQPIQGVDGKVAGIFVQGHDITVQMRAQAALQESEARFRNMADHAPVMLWVTDPSGACIYLSKGWYAFTGQTEQTGLGMGWLSAVHPDDEKMAGDLFVESNARKVAFRVDYRLRRKDGEYRWAIDSAVPRFGASGEFLGYIGSVIDITDRKVAEEEARRLNQELEQRVQQRTAELVESNKELESFSYSVSHDLRAPLRHIIGFAELLEKRSGSSLDATSQRYMKTITEAARQGGKLVDDLLAFSRMGRAELKKGRVSLSELVVEVRRELGPEAEGRKIDWRVGALPEVQADPALLRLALKNLLSNALKYTRPRPEVVIEIGAREEAGEAHVWVRDNGVGFEMQYVNKLFGVFQRLHTAEEFEGTGIGLANVRRIISRHGGRTWAEGQLGQGATFHFTLPITAKTPPPVRGDVLRA
- a CDS encoding sensor histidine kinase — encoded protein: MTKSAAAERRSIPPEPDSPLAILLLEDSPLDAELISARLEEGGLSFKLTRVDSHVGLNEALSGCRFDLILSDYNLPGFDGVAALSAAHLACPEVPFIFVSGALGEEKAIELLKRGATDYVLKDRLERLVPSVERALREAREKSDRRRAEEQLRERERTLSTLMGNLPGMVFRCNPNLPWLFEFASEGSLALTGWRPEDFYAGGEVTWASIMFPEDVKRLEPELKVALAERRPYSATFRIRTRQGEQRWVWVRSSAQYQPDGTIAFVEGFATDITQQKQAEEEVRQRTEFEQQLLGIVSHDLRNPLNAIMLGAATLLRREGLDDKSTNSVRRILGSAERATRMIRDLLDFTQVRLGGGIPVERKPLDLHAHAAQVLEELEHTHPDRKLELSQQGDTHGEWDPDRIAQVITNLVGNALKYSAPNTVVGVKTRDEGDTVVLEVHNWGEPIAVELMGNLFKPLSRGAAKVDMQTRSIGLGLYIVASIVRGHGGAISVSSTVEGGTLFSVRLPRSAPAGRSP
- a CDS encoding DUF3037 domain-containing protein → MPARNTFDYAIVRVVPRVERGEFINAGIILFCLTQRFLSAKVELDEKRLVALAPEVDVAVVRGHLEAIPRICAGGKAAGPIGQLPVKERWHWLVAPRSTILQTSPVHSGLCEEPARALEQLMDQMVRLRPLAPLPGH
- a CDS encoding HipA family kinase — protein: MLRTVTATRYVTPLREGGSLPAIVEADDAGLYVLKFRGAGQGPKVLIAELIAGELARAMGLRVPELVFVQLDPVLGRAEPDGEIRDLLKASAGLNLAMDYLPGSITFDPVAGPAPEAQEASNIVCFDAYVTNVDRTPKNPNMLHWHGALWLIDHGASMYFQHSWDGYLERSKTAFAPIKDHVLLPWATALRAAEALLRERLTPEVLERAVARIPDEWLEAEAGFPSKEEHRAAYLAWLRERLAASPVFIEEAERARAQHV
- a CDS encoding sensor histidine kinase, translating into MTRPSLTLLVVEDSPEDRHTYRAFLREDRENDYTFLEEEDAERALEVCRTREVDLVLLDYHLPGMNGLKFLQRLHEGHGRTPPPVVMLTGRGSEQIATQALKSGAADYLVKSDVTPESLFRAVRNTLERERMRRELQAREAENRRLMAEQQQLAAVVANSSSFIGFATPEGTVRYINPAGRRMVGLSETEDVSHLKVTDLLPTEDLAWRDAHIIPDLWRQGRWMGEFRLRHVRTGDLIPVQHDVFLVTGAGTVPTVVASVSQDISEQKRQEKESRQRSDLEQYLAGIVGHDLRNPISAIHLSATLVLRRPDADGRLRESMNRILGAANRAHRLIDTTLDFTQARLGGGLRVVRKPLDLHELTRQVLSEVQLAFPERRLELAQEADGLGEWDSDRVAQVLGNLVTNAMKYSPPDTLVTVRTRGEGQSFILEVHNVGEPISPELLPRLFQPMKRGVEEGSPERSLGLGLFIVDHIVRAHGGTIEVRSDPERGTTFTVRLPRSPLL